A region of Larimichthys crocea isolate SSNF chromosome X, L_crocea_2.0, whole genome shotgun sequence DNA encodes the following proteins:
- the txndc11 gene encoding thioredoxin domain-containing protein 11 — MLRRVRQSLRQVLFLMARRPGLLCGAIVLSVLLILAVKFTCSRAKNVVAAARPPVRFFSTEAPVVDLYLGQLDQVERLRSMAEVSLIFFYAPWCAHSMAARQEVQQVAKKLAKQVQFVAVNCWWSQGKCRRQNRFYQYPIIHLFYRRFGPIEYKGPFVAPYVESFILRVITPLTYLPSRATLEEFLSYHEPRVVGFFQFNSSPQPPGYITYLSSALQALKRDFRGIVRFGVVTNKQVAEAISLEEDETVYLYRRLNSSLIFPRRERNFTSEAICSWVFEHHETVLHWLQPPGTKSRLLEHELTKGPALLLFLPHNPLGSNPNPLLQQVADIAVRYHSCDINNHSNLDKSFTSHSCCQSVLLPESSTSVCEVCLSLSQSILTSSSIRCMFPSMAHGGDVLQSYLRHCCLHRESAPMSMKTTTSLGCSNFLNSYSPFSQYSACCRKVEPQLNQSQTKEEPDMQRVPLMAPSSSIPPSSDPQQEGDGITGLWCQTNRTLRFYVLDVALNWPLAVRLGATGNRSASLHQEAGAQGDGSFAAIVNLKDEVHYVLHRSPEATLTESLEAFIRNFSAPYSLLQRHLVGEEERKAGDEDTRHPDKHQHPRPLITELTTSSFLPSVMDLQKDVLLFYYTQWCGFCSVLNHVIIQLARLLQGNGTITVARVNVARNDLPWEFMVDHVPSILLFPKYRKHFSVKFPDDLPITLPNLLHFILQHSGSVQYADKPVTASSGAEEGVGPGVIFRAEFLALQHEVQALHHARERLSQQLAQLWRDNRRLKFDTRSLEAQNAELQRERQSLEEQHREKSWQLGEAVRRLQELADTSENLLNENTLLRVLLRALKDRTETKEQEEVERREAEQRRNHMAS; from the exons ATGCTGCGCCGGGTGCGGCAGTCTCTCCGGCAGGTGCTGTTTCTGATGGCCCGGAGACCGGGTCTCCTCTGCGGGGCTATCGTGCTCAGCGTCCTGCTCATCCTGGCTGTCAAATTCACATGCAG CCGTGCTAAAAATGTGGTGGCAGCTGCTCGGCCTCCGGTGCGGTTCTTCTCTACTGAGGCCCCAGTGGTGGACCTCTACCTGGGTCAGTTAGATCAG GTGGAGCGTCTCAGGAGTATGGCGGAGGTATCGCTCATCTTCTTTTATGCGCCGTGGTGTGCTCACTCGATGGCTGCCCGGCAGGAAGTGCAGCAGGTCGCTAAGAAGCTGGCCAAACAG gtGCAGTTTGTGGCTGTTAACTGCTGGTGGAGTCAGGGGAAATGTAGGAGGCAAAACCGCTTCTATCAGTACCCGATCATCCATTTGTTTTATAGAAG GTTTGGGCCTATAGAGTACAAGGGTCCCTTTGTGGCTCCATATGTGGAAAGTTTTATCCTCCGAGTCATCACACCTCTCACTTACCTCCCATCCAGAGCCACACTTGAAGAGTTTCTCTCCTATCATGAG CCTCGAGTCGTGGGTTTCTTCCAGTTTAACTCCTCTCCTCAGCCGCCGGGGTACATCACATatctgtcctctgctctgcaggCCTTAAAGAGAG ATTTCCGTGGTATTGTACGTTTCGGGGTTGTGACCAACAAACAGGTGGCAGAGGCCATTTCACTAGAAGAAGATGAAACGGTTTACCTTTACAGAAGATTAAACTCCTCTTTG ATTTTCCCTCGAAGGGAGCGCAACTTCACATCAGAGGCCATCTGTAGCTGGGTGTTTGAACACCACGAGACCGTCCTCCATTGGCTGCAGCCTCCAGGGACAAAGTCCCGCCTCCTGGAACATGAGCTGACTAAAGGTccagcactgctgctgttcCTGCCACACAATCCACTCGGGTCCAATCCCAATCCTTTACTACAGCAG gTTGCAGACATTGCTGTGCGTTATCATTCCTGTGACATCAATAACCACTCCAACTTGGACAAAAGTTTCACTTCCCATTCGTGCTGCCAGTCCGTTCTTCTTCCAGAGTCCAGCACAAGTGTGTGCGAGGTGTGCCTCAGCTTGTCACAATCGATCCTGACCAGCTCGTCTATACGCTGCATGTTCCCCTCCATGGCTCACGGAGGAGATGTGTTGCAGTCTTATCTCAGACACTGCTGCCTACACCGAGAATCTGCCCCCATGTCCATGAAAACCACAACCTCATTGGGCTGTAGTAACTTTCTGAACAGCTACAGCCCCTTTAGTCAATATAGTGCCTGCTGTAGAAAAGTAGAACCTCAACTTAATCAATCACAAACCAAAGAAGAGCCAGACATGCAAAGAGTTCCCCTAATGGCTCCTTCTTCATCCATCCCTCCTTCTTCTGACCCTCAGCAGGAAGGAGATGGCATCACAGGACTCTGGTGTCAGACCAACAGGACGCTCAGGTTTTATGTGCTAGATGTTGCTTTGAACTGGCCTCTAGCGGTGAGGCTTGGAGCAACAGGCAACAGAAGTGCTTCTCTTCACCAGGAGGCTGGTGCACAAGGTGACGGGTCATTTGCAGCTATTGTGAACCTGAAGGATGAGGTTCATTATGTTCTCCACCGTAGCCCAGAGGCCACACTGACCGAGTCTCTAG AGGCCTTCATCAGGAACTTCAGCGCGCCGTACAGCCTCTTGCAGAGACACTTGGttggagaagaggaaagaaaagcagggGACGAGGATACCAGGCATCCAGACAAACACCAGCATCCTCGCCCCCTTATCACAGAGCTAACCACGTCCTCCTTCCTGCCTTCTGTCATGGACCTCCAAAAG GATGTGCTGCTCTTCTACTACACACAGTGGTGTGGATTTTGCTCCGTTCTCAACCACGTCATCATCCAGCTGGCCAGATTACTACAGGGAAACGGCACCATCACCGTCGCCAG GGTGAATGTTGCTCGCAATGACCTTCCGTGGGAGTTCATGGTGGATCACGTTCCCTCTATTCTTCTCTTTCCTAAATACAG aaaacattttagtgTGAAGTTTCCCGATGACCTGCCCATCACGTTACCCAACCTCCTCCACTTCATCCTGCAGCACTCCGGCTCTGTGCAATATGCAGACAAACCAGTGACCGCGTCTAGCGGGGCAGAGGAGGGCGTAGGACCCGGTGTTATCTTCCGTGCAGAGTTTCTGGCGCTCCAGCACGAGGTTCAAGCACTGCATCACGCCCGCGAACGTCTCTCCCAACAGCTGGCGCAGCTGTGGCGTGACAACCGGCGGCTAAAATTTGACACTCGCAGCTTAGAGGCCCAGAACGCCGAGCTGCAGCGAGAAAGGCAAAGCTTAGAGGAACAGCACCGGGAGAAAAGTTGGCAGCTCGGGGAGGCAGTGAGACGACTGCAGGAGCTGGCAGACACCTCAGAAAACCTGCTGAATGAGAACACGCTGCTCAGGGTCCTGCTGAGGGCGCTAAAGGACAGAACGGAGACtaaagagcaggaggaggtggagaggagagaggcagaacAGAGAAGAAACCATATGGCCTCGTGA